The proteins below are encoded in one region of Dama dama isolate Ldn47 chromosome 21, ASM3311817v1, whole genome shotgun sequence:
- the LOC133042649 gene encoding large ribosomal subunit protein uL15-like, which yields MPSRLRKTWKLRGHVSHGHGRIGKHRKYLGGRGNAGGMHHHRINFHKYHPGYFGKVGMRHYHLKRDQSFCPTVNLDKLWTLVSEQTRVNAAKNKTGAAPIIDVVRSGYHKVLGKGKLPKQPVIVKAKFFSRRAEEKIKGVGGACVLVA from the coding sequence ATGCCATCTAGACTAAGGAAGACCTGGAAACTTAGGGGTCATGTGAGCCACGGCCACGGCCGCATCGGCAAACACCGGAAGTACCTGGGAGGCCGAGGTAATGCTGGTGGCATGCATCATCACAGGATCAACTTCCACAAATATCACCCAGGATACTTTGGGAAAGTTGGTATGAGGCATTACCACTTAAAAAGGGACCAGAGTTTCTGCCCGACTGTCAACCTTGATAAATTGTGGACCTTAGTTAGTGAGCAGACACGAGTAAACGCTGCCAAGAACAAGACAGGGGCTGCTCCTATCATTGATGTGGTGCGATCAGGTTACCACAAAGTTCTGGGGAAAGGAAAGCTCCCAAAGCAGCCTGTCATCGTGAAGGCCAAATTCTTCAGCAGAAGAGCTGAGGAGAAGATTAAGGGTGTAGGTGGGGCTTGTGTCCTGGTGGCTTGA